From the genome of Solanum stenotomum isolate F172 chromosome 5, ASM1918654v1, whole genome shotgun sequence:
TAGCTTGTTTTGGAGCACATCATTCGATATAGGTAGTCAGTAGTCTATAGTGTTTGTTTCTCTGTTTCTCTTTAAGTTGGTTCAGTGATTATACATTTGCCAGAGATTAGAGCTAATCAGGACCCTCAAGTGGTTGATTCGATCACACAGGCATAATCAACAGCTACACTTACCTGTTTGCACCTATCCAAGTAGCCAAATCATTGTCCATCCATTCATCTCTAACCTTACCGAAAAGATCTATAAGAAAATCTCTGTCTTCATTCCATTCTGCCATTATAATGGGTTTAATCTTTGCCCAGTTCTCAAGTATTCCCTCAACTGTTAGTCCCTCTGCAACCTATCACATTAAGAAAGATATCACCTCGACGAACTTTATGATACATCAGCTAGAATGAATAGATTTGTGTCATCATATCAAAGacacttgtattttttttatgtgtacCCACCGAAGACGTGCGAATAGAAGATATTCTCGATTCCAAGAGCAACCTCACAAGTAAGAGATTTTCATATCCAGTTTCCACTACAGGTCTAACCTGCAGAAAGTTTGAAGGTTGATCACTTtctgcaacaacaacaacaacaacataccccaTATattcccacaagtggggtctaggtAGGGTGAGTGTACACGGACCATACCCTACCTTTGGGTAGAGAGGCTGCTTCCAATAGATCTTTGGCTCaaggaaaatcattttttcaaaaaaatagttCGAAAGAAATGCAAGAGTAAAAGTTGTGATGATTAGCACAATTGGCACCCGTATATGGATCTCAAATATCATTGTTATTATAACAGAAAATAGTTCACTCGCTGACAAAAGATTTACTCTGACAAGAAGGAGATGATTACGGACAACATTCACTTATTAGAATAGTATCTGTGCAATTATTACCAAATGCTATTCAAAACACTTCTGCTCAAGTTATTAAGGGATGAGAAATCAGTTCATCCCTTAGTAGGAAAATCAGTATTTCCCATATAATGATATTGCAAAAATAGGAAAATCCGAGATTAATCAGTGTAGCAGTTTAGTAGTTGTAACTCCACTCTGAACAACTTTGACGGaagattcaacaacaacaacatacccagtgtagtcccacaaagtGACGGAACATTCACATATTACCTTATTTCTCTTCCTTCTACTTCCTTTCCCTCCCCTTATTCACAAGGTACCCCACCGAAAAGATAAATAGATCAGAGGAAAACCTGTTGCTGAGAGTCAAAAGCATGGAAGTTTCAGAGCACCATCAGCATTTCAAGAATGACTCACTTATGAGTTTGAAATGCATACTTCGCCTGGTTTTTGCAATTTCATATAACCCAGAGGTCCATTTACTACATCACTGATTTCAACAGTTCACAGGATTATACACACACGACACACCAACACTACTAACCTCAGGGACGGATCTAGAAGCCAACATATGGGTTCAACATAGGTTTAGTTCaaactcaataattttattaagaaaattcactaaaagtacaaaaaaacCCAGTTACTAATACCTAATACCATCCTAGAATTTAGAACCCATAAAGTTTAAATCTCGGCTCCACCTCTGACTAGCCTAGTTCAACCCCAGATGAATATGCTAAGAACATTTAATAAATCACTTACAGCAATGACGTTGAACTCAATGTGTGCATTCCAACACCCTTTATAGTAGTGACTTATCTCATGAGAAAAGACTTTGTTTTCTTTCAAAGAAGCATGCTTAACACAACCTATTACATATATAAGCATTCTACACATATGTAAACTAAATCAGGGGTAAAAGCATGTCCAAATCCACCACTACCACAAATGTATGTCCTTCACAAGAACAACTTTTCTTTCACCATTTCACCTGTAATTTTACTTTCTAAGGAAATGAACAAAGAAAGCATAATACTTTGACAAGCTAAgacaaaaagaggaaaaaaaaaaaaaaagaacttcacCACATGCATCTGATCTACAATCCAATCTTCCAAAGATGAGTCCACCCCATTGAAAAGACTAGGCCATCTCACTTTAGCAGCCTGCAAAaccaacattttttttcaaaaaaacaaaattgaatatTGGGAAGCAAAAAGGGGCAAGTAAAGTAATGACCTTAACAGCAGAAAGAGAGCTTTCTCCACAGCTATCGCAGAGAACTCCATCAAAATCCAAGGCATACAAATCCCCCATTTTTGTGCCAGTTATTGGCTCTGAGGTTGTTAAATCTAGGCCTGTGTGATGGAGGGTCTCTTCAATACCCGCCAATCAAATTTGATCAAATACATTTTGACTCAAACTGACAGCTGATTTCTTGCAAGATCATCGTGGGCCTTATTGTCCTTGATCCGACCCGAATGACATGGCTAACCCGAATTTGGAATTAGGATGTATTGGGTTAATTAATCTGAATTCATGCCGAGTAAAGTTTTATATCAAGTTATTCTCTATTAATCATTGACAACTTTAGAGCAGCAtcttggtctttttttttttctagtgatTTTTTACTTCTAAAAATACTGGCATTAATACTATTTGAAATGACggtaacaagaaaataaagttaACGACTACGATagttaaaatgatattttttgaaTACTTGTTTGAAAGTTTGAGAGTAAAGATA
Proteins encoded in this window:
- the LOC125864466 gene encoding uncharacterized protein LOC125864466 isoform X1, producing MGDLYALDFDGVLCDSCGESSLSAVKAAKVRWPSLFNGVDSSLEDWIVDQMHVVRPVVETGYENLLLVRLLLESRISSIRTSSVAEGLTVEGILENWAKIKPIIMAEWNEDRDFLIDLFGKVRDEWMDNDLATWIGANRFYPGVPDALKFASSKLYIVTTKQSRFADALLKGIAGTTIPAERIFGLGTGPKVKVLKQLQEMPEHQGLKLHFVEDRLATLKNVIKESELDGWNLYLGDWGYNTQKEREEAAGISRIRVLELSDFSNKLK